One part of the Tenacibaculum sp. 190130A14a genome encodes these proteins:
- a CDS encoding HEPN domain-containing protein, translating to MHLTHIKFKPTKRHKLNFHPKELDDTKMSKESKDFAEKIISSKKTVDQFDQDLIIMFENEVIYGFDLYNGKDKIIIPEINPVTIFYSNAIMSYRNLILKKDSLLNESPTLNNFNIPIDPNKFGHFFQLASNCIINLQSALESFANRSIPEDYEFKNKDGKKFKPSLGHKLNKTVPELNQNYFKRVYPKENNIIRRLIGLRNEIIHLKPAEEKTNTKYKEVYRRLIGFEFLGAIRAVKKFINFYESNLIEECTCGKEYFYDFSIVDKG from the coding sequence ATGCATTTAACACACATTAAGTTTAAGCCTACAAAAAGACATAAATTAAATTTTCATCCAAAAGAATTAGATGATACTAAAATGTCAAAAGAAAGTAAAGATTTTGCTGAAAAAATTATAAGCTCAAAAAAAACTGTTGATCAATTTGATCAAGACTTAATTATAATGTTTGAAAATGAAGTCATTTATGGTTTTGATTTATACAATGGTAAAGATAAAATTATTATTCCTGAGATCAATCCAGTAACTATTTTCTACTCAAATGCAATAATGTCATATAGGAATTTAATCTTAAAAAAGGATTCTCTTCTAAATGAATCACCAACTTTAAATAATTTTAACATACCAATTGATCCAAATAAATTTGGACATTTTTTTCAATTAGCGAGTAATTGCATTATTAATTTACAATCTGCTCTAGAAAGTTTTGCGAACCGATCAATTCCTGAAGATTATGAATTCAAAAACAAAGATGGAAAGAAATTTAAACCTTCATTGGGACATAAACTCAATAAAACAGTGCCGGAATTGAATCAAAATTATTTTAAAAGAGTATACCCCAAAGAGAACAATATTATTAGAAGGTTGATAGGCTTAAGAAATGAGATTATACATTTAAAACCTGCGGAGGAAAAAACTAACACTAAATATAAGGAAGTTTATAGGAGATTAATAGGATTTGAGTTTTTAGGCGCAATTCGAGCAGTTAAAAAATTTATCAATTTTTATGAATCGAACCTAATTGAAGAATGCACTTGTGGTAAAGAATATTTCTATGATTTTAGTATTGTAGATAAAGGTTAA
- a CDS encoding YebC/PmpR family DNA-binding transcriptional regulator, giving the protein MGRAFEFRKARKMKRWSAMAKTFTRIGKDIVMAVKEGGPNPETNSRLRVVIQNAKAANMPKDNVARAIKKASDKDTANYKEVLFEGYAPHGVAVLVETATNNNNRTVANVRAAFNKCNGNLGTSGSVAFMFDHVVNFKVKEDTLGMDLEEFEMEMIDFEVEEVFTDEEDSSVMLYAPFGQFGSIQKYLEENNIEIVSSEFERIPTTTTALSDEQKEEVNKLLERLEEDDDVNTVYHSMEE; this is encoded by the coding sequence ATGGGAAGAGCATTTGAATTTAGGAAAGCAAGAAAAATGAAACGTTGGTCGGCAATGGCTAAAACTTTTACCAGAATTGGTAAAGACATTGTAATGGCTGTAAAAGAAGGAGGTCCTAACCCAGAAACAAACTCTCGCTTACGTGTTGTAATACAAAATGCAAAGGCAGCAAACATGCCTAAGGATAATGTTGCTAGAGCAATTAAAAAAGCATCTGATAAAGATACTGCCAACTATAAAGAGGTATTGTTTGAAGGGTATGCACCACATGGTGTTGCAGTTTTAGTAGAAACCGCTACAAACAACAACAACCGTACGGTTGCCAATGTACGTGCTGCATTTAACAAGTGTAACGGTAACTTAGGAACTTCTGGTTCGGTTGCTTTTATGTTTGACCACGTAGTAAACTTTAAAGTAAAAGAAGATACCTTAGGAATGGACTTGGAAGAGTTTGAAATGGAAATGATCGATTTTGAAGTAGAAGAGGTTTTTACGGATGAAGAAGATAGCAGCGTAATGTTATATGCTCCGTTTGGACAATTTGGTTCGATTCAAAAATATTTAGAAGAAAATAATATTGAAATTGTTTCTTCTGAATTTGAGCGTATTCCAACCACTACTACTGCCCTTTCTGACGAACAAAAAGAGGAAGTAAACAAGTTATTAGAACGTTTAGAAGAAGATGATGATGTAAACACCGTTTACCACTCTATGGAGGAATAA
- a CDS encoding PIN domain-containing protein — translation MAKLIIDTCSWLEISKPRFSEVLAELEDQVNKGQTVLLTSEIIIEEWDRNKNRIIQDIKASIRSHAKSALKLTEFLEETEAKQILDIVGKYKSEEAKQEELAMTHFNRVEKILKSSTIYPISDKLKLEVTERALQKKAPFHNSKNNTADALLYLGAVEYVDKEAQVATDLFFVTINYKEFADPKDSTKLHPELEKRNVHFYNNLAQALKMRAELVDEMDEYHEYQLWNWIEDQAEIMRGK, via the coding sequence ATGGCAAAATTAATAATAGACACCTGTTCTTGGTTAGAAATTTCAAAACCAAGATTTAGTGAAGTATTAGCAGAACTTGAAGACCAAGTTAATAAAGGTCAAACAGTCTTACTCACTAGTGAAATAATCATTGAGGAATGGGATAGAAATAAAAATAGAATAATACAAGATATTAAAGCTTCAATTCGTTCACACGCAAAATCCGCATTAAAACTGACTGAATTTTTAGAAGAAACTGAAGCTAAGCAGATATTAGATATTGTTGGAAAATATAAATCTGAAGAAGCTAAACAAGAAGAATTAGCAATGACTCACTTTAACAGAGTTGAGAAAATTCTAAAAAGCTCTACTATATATCCAATTAGTGATAAATTAAAGTTAGAGGTAACAGAAAGAGCTTTACAGAAAAAAGCCCCATTTCATAATAGTAAAAATAACACAGCAGATGCTCTTTTATATCTAGGTGCAGTCGAATATGTTGATAAAGAAGCTCAAGTCGCAACAGATTTATTTTTTGTCACGATAAATTACAAAGAATTTGCCGACCCAAAAGACTCAACAAAATTACACCCTGAATTAGAAAAACGAAATGTTCATTTTTATAACAATTTAGCTCAAGCATTAAAAATGAGAGCAGAACTTGTGGACGAAATGGATGAATATCACGAATATCAATTATGGAACTGGATTGAAGATCAAGCTGAAATAATGAGAGGAAAATAA